The Streptomyces racemochromogenes DNA segment CCGGGTGGACCCGCCCGCAGCCCCTTCCGCCCGGCCGTCACCGCAGGTCAGCGTGGTGTCGACGGAGCACCGGAAGGAGTCCGGAGCCCGTCCGTCAAGGAGGAGTTGACCCCGTCATGCGTACGTGGAGCACCGCACGAGCCACCGCCCTCGCCGCCGCCCTGCTGGCCGCCGCCACCCTCGTCCCCGGCACGGCCGGCCAAGCCCACGCGGCCGGGCCGCCCTGCGCCACCGGGCAGCTGTGCCTGTGGGCGAAACCCGACTTCAAGGGCACCAAGCAGGTGTACGACCTGAGCACCCTCGACATCAACAGCTGCACGGCCCTGCCCGCCGGCCCCGCCTACCAGTCGCTGATCAACCGGACCGGGCGCCCGGTGACCACGTACCAGTCGGCCGAGTGCGCGGAGACCGGAGAGTTCCAGACCTACCCGGGCGACGGCACCTGGCTGCCGCAGTCCGCCTTCCAGATCAGGGCGTTCAAGATCTGGGAGCGCTAGGACACGGCCTGGCCCGCCTGCTCCCCGGCGGAGGCACCGGAGGGGACGCCGGGGGCGGCCTGGGCGGGCATCGCGCCCTGGCCGCCGCCCAGCAGCGCGACCTCGGCACGCAGCGCCCGTACCTCCTCCTGGAGCTCACGGATCGCCGCCAGCTGGAGGCGTTCCGCCTGGTCGTCCCGTTCGAAGCGGGCGATGAACCAGGCGGCGATGTTGGCCGTCACCACACCGAGCAGCGCGATCCCCGACAGCATCAGCCCGACCGCCAGCACCCGGCCCAGACCGGTGGTGGGGGAGTGGTCCCCGTACCCGACCGTGGTCATCGTGGTGAAGGACCACCACACCGCGTCGCCCAGGTTCTTGATGTTCCCGTCGGGGGCGTCCCGCTCCACGCTCAGCACCGCGAGCGAGCCGAACATCAGCAGCCCCACCACGGCCCCCGCCACATAGGTGGTCAGCCGGATCTGCGGAGCCATCCGCGCCCGCCGCCCCACCAGCAGCAGGGTCGCCACCAGCCGCAGCAGCCGCAGCGGCTGCACCAGCGGCAGCACCACCGCGGCCAGGTCCAGCCAGTGCGTCCGCACGAAGTGCCGCCGGTCCCGCGTCAGGCCCAGCCGTACGAGGTAGTCGACGGCGAAGGCACCCCACACCGCCCACTCCGCGTACGTGCAGGCCCGGTGCACGGACGGGTCGGCGTCCGGGGCGACGATCGGCACGGCGTACGCGGCGGCGAAGGCCACCGCGAGGACGAGCAGCGGGGTCTGGCTCCGCCGCTCCCACAGCAGCTGGCGGGAGGTTTCCTTCATGCGGAGCATCGTAGGGAAAGGGTGCAAGACGGGCGCCCGGCGGATCGGGGAGCACCCGGACGGGGGGCCTCACGCGCGCGTGCCCCGCCCGGAACATCCGGACGGGGCCCACGCTCACCGGCTCGCCGCAGGCGTCAGGCGTCGCCGCCCGCCGCGCCCGGGTCGGCCGCCGCCACGTCCAGCAGCTGGTACCGGTCGACGGCCTGCTTCAGCACCGAACGGTCGACCTTGCCCTCCCGGGCCAGCTCGGTGAGCACCGCCAGGACCACCGACTGGGCGTCGATGTGGAAGAAGCGCCGCGCCGCGCCGCGCGTGTCCGCGAAGCCGAAGCCGTCCGCGCCCAGCGAGGTGTAGGCGCCCGGCACCCAGCGCGAGATCTGGTCCGGCACCGCGCGCATCCAGTCCGAGACCGCCACGAACGGCCCCTCCGCACCCGACAGCTTCCGCGTCACGTACGGGACGCGCTGCTCCTCCTCCGGGTGGAGCAGGTTGTGCTCCTCCACCTCGACGGCCTCGCGGCGCAGCTCGTTCCAGGAGGTCGCCGACCAGACGTCCGCCCGGACGTTCCAGTCGGCCGCCAGGATCCGCTGGGCCTCCAGGGCCCACGGCACCGCCACGCCGGAGGCCATGATCTGCGCCGAGACCGCGCCGGAGGTGCCCTGCGAGACCCGGTGGATGCCCTTGAGGATGCCGTCCACGTCGACGTCCGCCGGCTCGGCCGGGTGCTGGATCGGCTCGTTGTAGACGGTCAGGTAGTAGAAGACGTCCTCGGCGTCGGGCCCGTACATGCGCCGCAGCCCGTCCTTGACGATGTGCGCGATCTCGTAGCCGTAGGCCGGGTCGTACGCGACGCAGCCCGGGTTCGTCGACGCCAGCAGCAGGGAGTGACCGTCGGCGTGCTGGAGGCCCTCACCCGTCAGGGTGGTCCGGCCGGCGGTCGCGCCCAGGACGAAACCGCGCGCCAGCTGGTCGGCCATCTGCCAGAACTGGTCACCGGTGCGCTGGAAACCGAACATCGAGTAGAAGACGTAGACCGGGATCAGCGGCTCGCCGTGCGTCGCGTACGCCGAACCCGCGGCGATCAGCGAGGCCGTGCAGCCCGCCTCCGAGATGCCGTCGTGCAGCATCTGGCCGGTCGGGGACTCCTTGTACGCGAGGAGCAGCTCGC contains these protein-coding regions:
- a CDS encoding potassium channel family protein, which produces MKETSRQLLWERRSQTPLLVLAVAFAAAYAVPIVAPDADPSVHRACTYAEWAVWGAFAVDYLVRLGLTRDRRHFVRTHWLDLAAVVLPLVQPLRLLRLVATLLLVGRRARMAPQIRLTTYVAGAVVGLLMFGSLAVLSVERDAPDGNIKNLGDAVWWSFTTMTTVGYGDHSPTTGLGRVLAVGLMLSGIALLGVVTANIAAWFIARFERDDQAERLQLAAIRELQEEVRALRAEVALLGGGQGAMPAQAAPGVPSGASAGEQAGQAVS
- a CDS encoding peptidase inhibitor family I36 protein translates to MRTWSTARATALAAALLAAATLVPGTAGQAHAAGPPCATGQLCLWAKPDFKGTKQVYDLSTLDINSCTALPAGPAYQSLINRTGRPVTTYQSAECAETGEFQTYPGDGTWLPQSAFQIRAFKIWER